Proteins co-encoded in one Puniceicoccaceae bacterium genomic window:
- a CDS encoding beta-eliminating lyase-related protein produces the protein PESIAPVFEQSHGVHGTLPGLVSITQCTEGGTLYPLAAIEELADTAHRHDLLLHMDGARFCNALVALDATPAEMSWKAGVDILSLGGVKNGLAYGEVLVVFNPEQVDRVDYRVKQSGQLTSKMRFLSGPWIPFIETHEWHRNALHANAMAKQLEKGLRSIEGIDILLPVESNAVFCSMPESTYPAMLDRGWMFYPFPQMGGYRLMCSWDTEDSDIAAFLDDLRDLSAT, from the coding sequence GCCCGAATCCATTGCACCGGTCTTCGAACAATCCCACGGAGTGCATGGCACCCTTCCCGGACTGGTCAGCATCACGCAATGCACGGAAGGGGGCACGCTCTACCCGCTCGCGGCAATTGAAGAGCTGGCGGATACCGCGCACCGCCACGACCTGCTCCTGCACATGGACGGTGCACGCTTCTGCAACGCGCTGGTCGCTCTCGATGCGACGCCAGCCGAGATGTCATGGAAGGCCGGAGTGGATATTCTCAGTCTCGGTGGAGTGAAGAACGGACTGGCGTATGGAGAAGTGCTTGTTGTCTTTAATCCAGAACAGGTGGACCGAGTCGACTACCGCGTGAAGCAGAGCGGCCAGCTCACGTCAAAAATGCGCTTTCTGAGCGGACCGTGGATTCCGTTCATCGAAACACACGAGTGGCATCGTAACGCCCTGCACGCCAATGCCATGGCCAAACAACTGGAAAAAGGGCTGCGCTCCATAGAGGGTATCGACATCCTTCTTCCGGTCGAGTCCAATGCAGTCTTCTGCTCCATGCCTGAATCCACCTACCCGGCGATGCTGGATCGGGGCTGGATGTTCTACCCTTTTCCACAGATGGGCGGTTATCGGCTCATGTGCAGTTGGGATACGGAAGACAGTGACATCGCAGCTTTTCTTGACGACTTACGCGACTTGAGTGCGACCTGA
- a CDS encoding sigma-54 dependent transcriptional regulator, whose amino-acid sequence MADVPSYSVLIADDQEDILKALRMLLRSEGFRISVATHPDEVVDQVRRQEFDVVLLDLNYTRDTTSGQEGLELVRTLRGMDADLSVVVMTAWASVELAVEIMREGARDFITKPWENERVVSVMRNQAEYTRLVRKGKLLREENKILRSDQKVEFISRSEAMKPVLEIIDAVGPSDANVLITGENGTGKGVIAKVLHERSHRREKPFISVNMGGLPEGIFESELFGHVKGAFTDARADRAGRFELADEGALFMDEIGNVPLNQQNKLLRLLETGEFERVGSSKTRKVDVRIISATNADMDEAVRSGAFRQDLLYRLNTIHIHLPPLRERIEDIDVLADHFLNRHLQKYRKPIEGFSSKAIELLKGYEWPGNVRELDHCVERSVLMCKDSLIEPTHLGLNGSTGGVQASMDDMSLDDLERYFIERTLKRHGGNATEAAKALGLSRSAFYRRLQRFGL is encoded by the coding sequence ATGGCTGATGTCCCCTCCTATTCGGTCCTGATTGCTGATGATCAGGAAGACATTTTGAAAGCGCTGCGTATGCTGCTGCGCAGTGAAGGGTTTCGCATCTCTGTGGCGACTCACCCGGATGAGGTGGTTGACCAGGTGCGACGTCAGGAATTTGACGTTGTGTTACTGGACCTGAATTACACCCGCGACACCACTTCCGGACAGGAGGGGCTGGAACTGGTCCGAACTCTTCGGGGAATGGACGCTGACCTGTCTGTGGTCGTTATGACCGCTTGGGCTTCAGTCGAGCTTGCCGTCGAAATCATGCGGGAGGGAGCGAGGGATTTCATTACCAAACCCTGGGAGAATGAACGTGTCGTCAGCGTGATGCGCAATCAGGCGGAATACACCCGCCTGGTTCGCAAGGGCAAATTGCTCCGTGAGGAAAACAAGATCCTGCGCTCGGACCAGAAGGTGGAGTTTATTTCCCGCTCGGAGGCGATGAAACCCGTGCTGGAAATCATTGATGCAGTCGGCCCTTCCGATGCCAACGTTTTGATCACTGGTGAAAATGGGACGGGCAAGGGTGTGATTGCAAAGGTATTGCATGAGCGCAGCCACCGCCGGGAGAAGCCGTTCATCAGTGTGAACATGGGCGGATTGCCAGAGGGGATTTTTGAAAGCGAGCTGTTTGGTCATGTCAAGGGTGCCTTTACCGATGCGCGGGCGGACCGGGCTGGGCGTTTTGAACTGGCTGACGAAGGGGCGCTGTTCATGGATGAGATTGGCAATGTACCACTCAATCAGCAGAACAAATTACTACGCCTGTTGGAGACCGGGGAATTTGAACGGGTGGGTTCATCCAAAACCCGCAAGGTTGATGTGCGCATCATCAGTGCTACCAACGCGGACATGGACGAAGCGGTCAGGAGCGGTGCGTTTCGGCAGGACCTGCTATACCGCCTCAATACCATTCACATTCACCTGCCCCCGCTGCGTGAGCGAATCGAAGACATCGACGTCCTGGCAGACCATTTCCTCAACCGTCATCTCCAGAAATATCGCAAACCCATCGAGGGTTTTTCGTCCAAGGCGATTGAACTGCTCAAAGGCTATGAATGGCCGGGCAATGTGCGGGAATTGGATCACTGCGTGGAGCGTTCGGTATTGATGTGCAAGGACAGTCTCATCGAGCCGACCCATCTTGGACTCAACGGTTCCACAGGTGGGGTGCAGGCTTCCATGGATGACATGAGTCTGGACGATCTCGAGCGCTATTTCATTGAGCGCACTCTCAAACGCCACGGTGGCAATGCGACCGAGGCGGCCAAGGCATTGGGTCTGTCGCGCAGTGCGTTCTACCGTCGCCTTCAGCGTTTTGGTCTTTGA